A single Marinobacter sp. es.042 DNA region contains:
- a CDS encoding pyridoxal phosphate-dependent aminotransferase: MDLQLSSRVQAIKPSPTLAVTNKAAELRAAGQDIIGLGAGEPDFDTPDHIKQAAIEAINNGQTKYTAVDGTPALKKAIIAKFKRDNGLDYEANQILVSSGGKQSFFNLALATLNPGDEAIIPAPYWVSYPDMVLVAEGKPVIIETGAETRFKITPEQLENAITERTRLFVINSPSNPSGMAYTLEELQAIGEVLKKHPNIMIATDDMYEPILWTGKPFCNILNATPELYDRTFVLNGVSKAYSMTGWRIGYAAGPAKIIGAMKKIQSQSTSNPASISQAAAQAALDGDQGCVGEMVKAFKERHDWLVEALNKLPGVECLNGDGTFYVFPSFQGAIDADSSVSTDVEFAEKLLTDAGVALVPGSAFGCPGHMRLSFATSMENLEKAVERLQKALG, translated from the coding sequence CAGGCCAGGACATTATCGGCCTGGGTGCCGGCGAGCCGGACTTCGACACACCTGATCACATCAAACAGGCAGCCATTGAAGCCATCAATAACGGCCAGACAAAATACACTGCCGTGGATGGTACGCCAGCCCTGAAAAAAGCGATTATTGCGAAGTTCAAACGGGACAACGGCCTGGATTACGAAGCCAACCAGATACTGGTAAGCAGTGGTGGCAAACAGAGCTTTTTCAACCTCGCACTTGCCACACTGAACCCGGGTGACGAAGCCATCATCCCTGCTCCGTACTGGGTGTCCTACCCGGATATGGTGCTGGTGGCTGAAGGCAAACCCGTGATTATCGAAACCGGTGCTGAAACCCGCTTCAAGATCACACCGGAGCAGCTGGAAAACGCCATCACCGAGCGTACCCGCCTGTTCGTGATCAACAGCCCCTCGAACCCGAGCGGCATGGCCTATACCCTCGAAGAGCTGCAGGCCATCGGCGAGGTGCTGAAGAAGCACCCGAACATCATGATCGCCACTGACGACATGTATGAGCCGATCCTCTGGACCGGCAAACCGTTCTGCAACATCCTGAACGCCACGCCTGAGTTGTATGACCGCACCTTCGTACTGAACGGCGTATCCAAGGCCTACTCCATGACTGGCTGGCGCATCGGTTACGCCGCGGGCCCGGCGAAAATCATCGGTGCCATGAAGAAGATTCAGTCCCAGAGCACCTCCAACCCGGCCTCCATCTCCCAGGCAGCGGCACAGGCTGCGCTGGATGGCGATCAGGGCTGCGTGGGCGAGATGGTCAAGGCCTTCAAGGAACGCCACGACTGGCTGGTAGAAGCACTGAACAAGCTGCCAGGCGTTGAATGCCTGAACGGCGACGGTACCTTCTATGTGTTCCCCAGCTTCCAGGGCGCCATCGATGCCGATTCCAGCGTCAGCACCGACGTTGAATTCGCCGAGAAACTGCTGACCGACGCCGGCGTAGCACTGGTTCCGGGTTCCGCCTTCGGCTGCCCTGGCCATATGCGCCTGAGCTTTGCGACCAGCATGGAAAACCTGGAAAAGGCTGTCGAACGTCTTCAGAAAGCGCTTGGCTAA